In the genome of Candoia aspera isolate rCanAsp1 chromosome 1, rCanAsp1.hap2, whole genome shotgun sequence, one region contains:
- the KISS1R gene encoding kiSS-1 receptor yields the protein MVEGASISDFNKSYFFLNNSACTAKSLCTNDSEPPTPPYLVDAWLVPLFFAILMLVGLVGNTLVIYVIIRHKPMRTVTNYYIANLATTDIIFLVCCVPFTAMLYPLPGWIFGEFLCKFVNYIQQVSVQATCVTLTAMSVDRWYVTVFPLRSLRRRTPRVAATVSISIWVGSFMISVPVLIYNQLIEGYWFGPQTFCSESFPSVYHKRACILYNFLAVYLLPLLTIFLCYSAMLYQMGHATVEPADNHHQVQQLAEHSEAMRAKISRMVAIIIALFTICWGPVQLLILFQAFDSSFQHNYYTYKVKVWAHCMSYANSSLNPIVYAFMGTNFRKAFKKVFPLAFKQRVGGSNITGQANLHTEMQFVSSGM from the exons ATGGTAGAGGGAGCATCCATCTCTGATTTCAACAAGTCCTACTTCTTTCTGAACAATTCAGCCTGCACTGCAAAGTCGTTGTGCACTAATGACTCTGAGCCTCCAACTCCCCCATATTTGGTGGATGCCTGGCTGGTCCCACTCTTCTTTGCCATCCTGATGTTGGTTGGGCTAGTGGGCAACACTCTGGTAATCTACGTTATCATCAGACACAAGCCAATGAGGACGGTGACCAACTACTACATTG CCAACCTGGCTACCACCGACATCATTTTCCTGGTGTGTTGTGTCCCCTTCACTGCAATGCTATATCCACTCCCAGGCTGGATCTTCGGAGAATTCCTATGTAAATTTGTCAACTACATCCAACAG GTCTCAGTGCAAGCCACGTGTGTCACCCTCACCGCCATGAGTGTGGACCGGTGGTACGTGACTGTGTTTCCACTTCGATCCCTGCGACGGCGCACGCCACGAGTTGCCGCAACTGTCAGCATCAGCATTTGGGTTG GTTCCTTCATGATCTCCGTCCCGGTGCTGATTTACAACCAGTTGATAGAAGGCTATTGGTTTGGTCCACAAACCTTCTGCAGCGAGTCCTTCCCCTCTGTGTACCACAAGAGAGCCTGCATCCTGTACAACTTTTTAGCAGTGTACCTCCTCCCTTTATTGACCATCTTCCTCTGTTATAGTGCTATGCTTTACCAGATGGGGCACGCCACTGTGGAGCCAGCTGACAATCACCACCAG GTACAGCAGCTGGCAGAACACTCTGAAGCTATGCGAGCCAAGATCTCCCGTATGGTGGCCATCATAATTGCTCTGTTCACCATCTGCTGGGGACCGGTGCAACTTCTGATCCTCTTCCAAGCCTTTGACTCCAGCTTTCAGCACAATTACTATACCTATAAGGTGAAGGTTTGGGCTCACTGCATGTCCTATGCCAATTCCTCCCTCAACCCCATTGTCTACGCCTTCATGGGCACTAATTTTCGGAAGGCCTTCAAGAAAGTGTTCCCGCTGGCCTTCAAGCAGAGGGTGGGTGGTTCCAACATCACTGGCCAGGCCAACCTCCACACTGAGATGCAGTTTGTTTCATCAGGGATGTAG